From one Asterias amurensis chromosome 14, ASM3211899v1 genomic stretch:
- the LOC139947259 gene encoding uncharacterized protein, producing the protein MKMASRWLYVAVLITTLGRLPLITAQLFMVEPRDAEIMLNDSVTMRCTITHQPDATVFWSTPGASTLIGTTTPQEQLEGRFSIVNGQSGENNLVINKVLPRDSGPYVCIVIIAKGFETTRFESETGTLRVVQVPESGDTVCWTEQGRMASVGDPISLKCASSDPTVGLTWYVGDVDLSSSPVNISPRGTGIETEFLAQSQTNLKTYTCQPNSGDYTPCSVTLEVQHPPVVLIEEEGVIETGLDARFKCMATGNPDNFAFIWHYNGYQVGFEEHSRFNRARLESSGSVLVLPGLEDADNNVTLQCEAINALGSETATHVINARAGKTLAQVIGPIILGIILGLVLIVLFLYFLWWRRQRIKVEEITKKNKSVKRSDSRRTEVPTVDTGIVYTQTVGGFGSRYGKKNASNGDLARSGLDLESVGYGPDVTNIPAYRTTAKEEKEDDGALRPIPRKKSTSSLSSMAATNHPSSSTTADDVSLISPKDESSAFTYHVNPHFEDYRFPPIESQSENDFGSDEKKEKLQNRNIEPETHDTNFHSGDDDNIISTEL; encoded by the coding sequence ATGAAAATGGCTTCTCGTTGGCTTTACGTTGCTGTATTGATCACAACTCTTGGCCGTTTACCGTTAATTACAGCACAGTTGTTTATGGTTGAACCGAGGGATGCTGAAATTATGCTAAACGACAGCGTGACGATGCGGTGTACGATAACACACCAGCCTGATGCCACTGTGTTCTGGTCCACCCCCGGTGCTTCGACTCTCATCGGGACCACCACTCCTCAGGAACAGCTGGAGGGTCGATTCTCCATAGTTAACGGCCAGAGCGGGGAGAATAACCTGGTGATAAATAAAGTTCTTCCGCGGGATAGCGGTCCTTATGTCTGTATCGTCATTATAGCCAAGGGTTTCGAAACAACTCGGTTCGAATCTGAAACTGGAACTTTAAGGGTTGTTCAAGTACCAGAGAGTGGGGATACAGTGTGCTGGACGGAACAAGGGAGAATGGCCAGTGTTGGGGACCCCATATCCCTAAAATGTGCCTCGAGCGACCCCACCGTGGGCTTGACGTGGTATGTTGGGGACGTGGATCTGAGTTCTTCTCCCGTGAATATTTCCCCAAGAGGGACAGGGATTGAGACCGAATTCCTCGCCCAGTCCCAGACCAATTTGAAGACTTACACATGCCAGCCGAATAGTGGAGACTACACCCCATGCTCTGTGACTCTAGAGGTGCAGCATCCACCAGTTGTGCTCATTGAGGAAGAAGGAGTTATCGAGACCGGACTTGATGCCAGATTCAAGTGTATGGCTACGGGAAACCCGGATAACTTTGCCTTTATCTGGCACTACAACGGCTACCAGGTTGGATTCGAAGAACATTCTAGGTTCAACAGGGCTAGACTTGAATCCAGCGGCTCTGTTCTGGTGCTACCTGGTTTGGAAGATGCTGATAACAATGTGACGCTACAGTGCGAAGCTATTAATGCTCTGGGTTCTGAGACAGCGACGCATGTGATAAACGCACGGGCCGGTAAGACTCTGGCGCAGGTCATCGGTCCGATCATCTTGGGCATCATCCTCGGACTTGTGCTCATCGTCTTGTTCCTGTACTTCCTCTGGTGGCGAAGACAGCGTATCAAAGTCGAGGAAATCACCAAGAAGAACAAGAGTGTGAAGAGGAGCGACTCCCGACGCACCGAGGTGCCTACGGTTGACACGGGCATCGTCTACACACAGACCGTGGGTGGATTCGGCAGTCGATACGGGAAGAAAAACGCGTCCAACGGCGACCTGGCACGCTCGGGACTCGATCTGGAGTCTGTCGGCTACGGGCCGGATGTCACCAACATCCCTGCCTACAGGACAACGGCTAAAGAGGAGAAAGAAGACGATGGGGCACTGAGGCCGATTCCAAGAAAGAAGAGCACTTCGTCTCTATCATCAATGGCGGCAACCAACCATCCATCTTCATCAACAACTGCGGACGATGTCAGTCTCATCAGCCCAAAGGACGAGTCGTCGGCTTTCACCTACCATGTCAACCCACACTTCGAGGACTATCGCTTCCCTCCAATCGAGAGCCAATCCGAAAACGATTTTGGTTCGGACGAGAAGAAGGAAAAACTGCAAAATCGCAATATCGAACCCGAAACCCACGACACAAACTTCCATAGCGGTGATGATGATAATATTATTAGCACTGagttgtaa
- the LOC139947308 gene encoding substance-K receptor-like, with protein sequence MEPPVNCSDAYFTDRVIHPVGAESLHLTLAAIGILGNGLVFILFLRLPILRVNTTNIFLFNLAIADFCSSVFLAIRPYALALNPENIVWNELVCRFFKSDFPLWTCVTASIYNLLLVTFDRYLCVVKPFIYRRYFTVPRIRLMVALCWIFSAILETFCFYSTRVNACGRCEIYWSSVTLQIVCAFGVFFTTYLFPTVVMLFVYGRIVKTLKEREEALKNHQQRAAAASLLRTRRNIVTMLQLLVLMFGLLWAPNQILFLVISFPGVTADIESIGYTVLVAVGFLNCVVNPFVYAFKNPKFRKGFITVICCRRGHSISPSDFNGSGGDDSLTVNSNKVTVSVVKQSAIVASQKEFAGQLNHVRFEDQMEIQGRFPSVKTDRASDILEE encoded by the coding sequence ATGGAACCGCCAGTCAACTGCAGTGACGCTTACTTCACCGATCGTGTAATTCACCCCGTAGGGGCGGAGTCCCTCCACCTCACCCTTGCGGCGATCGGGATCCTCGGCAACGGCCTCGTCTTTATTCTCTTCCTCCGCCTGCCCATATTGCGAGTGAACACCACAAATATCTTCCTCTTCAACTTGGCAATCGCGGACTTCTGCAGCTCGGTGTTCCTGGCGATCCGGCCGTACGCACTCGCTCTCAATCCGGAGAATATCGTCTGGAACGAGTTAGTGTGTCGCTTCTTCAAGTCAGATTTCCCTCTTTGGACCTGCGTGACTGCTTCCATATACAACCTCCTCCTTGTGACGTTCGATCGGTACCTGTGCGTCGTCAAGCCGTTTATATACCGTCGATACTTCACTGTGCCGAGGATCCGACTAATGGTCGCACTCTGTTGGATCTTTTCCGCCATTTTGGAGACGTTTTGTTTCTACAGCACTCGCGTGAACGCCTGCGGCCGTTGTGAGATTTACTGGTCTTCCGTCACATTACAGATTGTCTGTGCTTTCGGGGTGTTCTTCACCACCTATCTATTCCCCACAGTCGTCATGCTCTTCGTGTACGGGAGAATTGTAAAGACCTTAAAGGAGCGAGAGGAGGCTCTCAAGAAccatcaacagagggcagcaGCCGCTAGCCTACTCCGTACCCGACGTAACATCGTGACCATGCTTCAGCTCCTAGTCCTCATGTTCGGTCTCCTCTGGGCTCCAAACCAGATCCTCTTTCTGGTCATCAGCTTTCCAGGCGTCACCGCTGACATCGAAAGCATTGGTTACACCGTCCTCGTTGCGGTGGGATTCCTGAACTGTGTTGTGAACCCCTTCGTTTACGCCTTCAAAAATCCCAAGTTCAGGAAGGGGTTCATCACCGTTATTTGCTGCCGTCGTGGACACTCTATTTCCCCGTCTGATTTCAATGGTAGCGGCGGTGATGACTCTCTTACCGTGAACTCCAACAAAGTTACCGTCTCTGTAGTTAAACAAAGTGCCATCGTTGCGTCTCAGAAAGAATTTGCAGGGCAGTTGAACCACGTTCGATTCGAAGACCAGATGGAGATACAGGGACGGTTCCCATCAGTAAAAACTGATAGAGCTTCTGACATTCTAGAAGAGTAG